One Ignavibacteria bacterium DNA window includes the following coding sequences:
- a CDS encoding NADH-quinone oxidoreductase subunit N: protein MTSADFYYLMPLIILAGASIIMLLVIGFYRDHKVTFVLSLLGLAGSFISLMFIQGLPGQIGALLIVDSYALFYWGLITLASLAVAILSYSYFSKMDEEKEEYYVLLLTATLGSMVLVVSRHFISFFMGLEILSVSLYALIAYLPERKRSVEAGIKYLVLAAASSAFLLFGMALVYAESGTMDFTKLGAHINSGAVNAPLLLTGFALMVIAVGFKLALAPFHMWTPDVYEGAPAPVTAFVATVSKGGMFALWFRFFVEVNGYRFHSLVILFTVIAIASMFIGNFLALLQNNIKRILAYSSIAHLGYLLISFLAGGRMGLEAGTFYLVAYFITILGSFGIVAVLSFTERDADNMDDYRALYWRRPFLATIFTAMLMSLAGIPLTAGFLGKFYLAAAGINTALWLPVIILVINSAISVYYYLKIVVVMYRAPDEEVVAGMPVVTVSPALSVGGGIVLSVLTIMLIWFGTFPGGIIDFIKTMISGLSSVAITMVP from the coding sequence ATGACATCCGCAGACTTTTACTATCTGATGCCGCTTATAATTCTTGCGGGCGCCTCCATAATAATGCTCCTTGTAATCGGCTTCTACCGAGATCATAAGGTAACCTTTGTGCTTTCTTTATTGGGCCTGGCGGGATCTTTCATATCGCTCATGTTTATACAGGGACTGCCGGGGCAGATTGGTGCGCTTTTAATTGTGGACAGCTACGCCCTTTTCTACTGGGGGCTGATTACGCTTGCAAGCCTGGCCGTTGCAATCCTGTCGTACAGCTATTTTTCCAAAATGGATGAAGAAAAAGAAGAATACTACGTTCTTCTTTTAACCGCAACGCTCGGCTCCATGGTGCTTGTTGTAAGCCGTCACTTCATATCGTTTTTTATGGGCCTCGAGATCTTAAGCGTTTCCCTCTACGCACTTATAGCCTATTTGCCGGAGAGGAAAAGGTCGGTTGAGGCAGGAATTAAATACCTCGTACTGGCGGCAGCCTCCTCGGCATTCCTCCTTTTCGGTATGGCGCTTGTGTATGCCGAGTCAGGAACAATGGATTTTACAAAGCTGGGTGCCCACATAAATTCAGGTGCAGTTAATGCACCACTCTTACTGACGGGGTTTGCTTTAATGGTAATTGCCGTAGGCTTTAAGTTGGCACTTGCGCCTTTCCACATGTGGACGCCGGACGTATACGAAGGCGCCCCGGCACCCGTTACGGCATTTGTAGCCACGGTTTCCAAAGGGGGCATGTTCGCGCTCTGGTTCAGGTTCTTCGTTGAGGTTAACGGCTACAGGTTTCATTCGCTCGTGATTTTATTCACAGTAATTGCAATAGCCTCGATGTTTATAGGAAATTTCCTGGCATTATTACAGAACAATATTAAAAGGATACTTGCGTACTCCTCAATTGCGCACCTGGGATATCTGCTCATTTCATTTCTGGCCGGCGGCAGGATGGGGCTTGAGGCAGGAACGTTTTACCTGGTGGCTTATTTCATAACAATCCTCGGCTCATTCGGCATTGTTGCGGTTTTGTCATTTACAGAGCGCGATGCGGACAATATGGATGACTACAGGGCTTTGTACTGGAGGCGGCCGTTTCTTGCAACGATATTTACAGCCATGCTTATGTCTCTTGCAGGCATACCCCTTACGGCAGGTTTTTTAGGGAAATTTTATCTTGCCGCGGCAGGGATAAATACAGCATTGTGGCTGCCTGTAATAATACTTGTTATTAATAGTGCAATAAGTGTTTACTATTATCTTAAGATTGTAGTTGTAATGTACCGTGCGCCCGATGAGGAAGTTGTGGCAGGAATGCCAGTTGTAACCGTAAGCCCCGCCCTGTCGGTTGGAGGGGGAATAGTACTTTCAGTATTAACTATAATGCTAATATGGTTTGGCACCTTCCCCGGCGGCATAATAGATTTCATAAAGACCATGATCTCAGGCCTGAGCAGCGTAGCCATTACAATGGTGCCGTAA
- a CDS encoding TonB-dependent receptor, translating to MEHSLKRASVIQLIAILLFIPVCASSYAQLKRASVDGIVVDDKSNERLEGISIISDGTLLAASGSKGYFSFSLPPGTHTLMFKALGYKELIISVDVDEDENEELFPRMIQQAIILDSVTVTGFREQDAGNVINLQPGELTKIPQFGEVDALKGFLALPGVTTTTDFSSQLSIRGGNYDETTITIDGVPLYNPYHLAGVFSVFNSDILKSENLYLSNYPVSLNGGLSGLLDLRSKQGGQERFRGNISLGLASSKASLYGPLLGGSVILSYRRTYLDLIGKMLKFEFPYSFDDAYIRYSVPFKKDNLSISLLYSGDTYVVTPEKTHLIARKTKDPQWGNSSLSFSYSHSFSSNSGVDLTAYSSQSNLGLEAMTETEIPLHPLDTCKVNNFIKDYTFKAEFYSIDKNRELRFGYEMKKLNISYNWNIDTTDLGGFFIRPLEEVFYDYSQNPFSYSRNDLFYNFYASDKVKLDKKNTLTAGFRSTIDENVKKFYFLPYISLESILQNNLTGNLSYGRHVQYLYSLKEQRNEALLSPFSALFLADNGDETGVSDNLTAGFLLKNILALPLELKLDGYYSIRQNIPSSYPKDEIKDRYRHEDGYSFGMDVLLKHDSPLHSGWIAYSFLRSVKRNEKYAYFSQFDRTHSVKAISNIRFFDHWHFSIFFTFATGLPYTPPAGKYVGGPSEDDTQSNWREIKGRINSARFKNFHRMDLGINGSFIWGMFLFKPYVQVLNLYGSENPFIYEYETYVLDPKQGERQGSYVIPTFGITVEF from the coding sequence ATGGAACATTCTCTCAAAAGGGCTTCAGTTATTCAGCTGATTGCCATATTGCTGTTCATTCCCGTTTGTGCATCCTCTTATGCGCAATTAAAAAGAGCCTCAGTGGATGGAATTGTTGTGGATGACAAATCCAATGAAAGACTTGAGGGCATATCCATTATAAGTGACGGCACCCTGCTTGCCGCCTCAGGATCCAAAGGCTATTTCAGCTTTAGCCTCCCTCCCGGGACCCATACTCTGATGTTTAAGGCTTTGGGATATAAAGAATTAATAATCAGCGTGGATGTTGACGAGGATGAGAACGAAGAACTTTTCCCCAGAATGATCCAGCAGGCAATCATTCTGGATTCTGTTACTGTAACCGGTTTTCGTGAACAGGATGCCGGAAATGTCATAAACCTCCAGCCCGGTGAACTGACGAAAATTCCACAGTTCGGCGAGGTTGACGCATTAAAAGGTTTTCTGGCATTGCCGGGAGTAACCACAACTACCGATTTTTCATCGCAGTTATCCATAAGAGGAGGTAATTACGACGAGACTACCATAACAATTGACGGCGTACCTCTTTATAACCCGTACCACCTTGCAGGTGTGTTCAGCGTTTTTAACAGCGACATACTGAAATCCGAGAATCTTTACCTGTCAAATTATCCGGTCAGTTTGAACGGCGGACTTTCAGGCCTCCTAGATTTAAGGTCTAAACAGGGAGGCCAGGAACGTTTTAGAGGTAATATTTCCTTAGGACTGGCATCTTCCAAGGCCTCTCTATATGGCCCTCTTCTTGGCGGCTCCGTCATATTATCATACAGGAGGACCTATCTCGACCTGATAGGCAAAATGCTGAAGTTCGAGTTCCCGTACTCTTTCGACGACGCTTACATCAGGTATTCAGTTCCATTCAAAAAGGATAACTTATCAATCAGCCTGCTCTATTCAGGCGATACATACGTAGTAACCCCGGAGAAAACACACCTGATTGCCCGGAAAACAAAGGATCCCCAATGGGGGAATTCCTCTCTTTCTTTTAGTTACAGCCATTCTTTCTCCTCTAACTCAGGAGTTGACCTGACAGCCTATTCATCACAATCAAACCTGGGGCTTGAGGCAATGACAGAGACTGAAATTCCGCTTCATCCTTTGGATACATGCAAGGTTAATAATTTTATTAAGGATTATACTTTCAAAGCTGAATTTTACAGCATCGATAAAAACCGGGAATTACGGTTCGGCTATGAAATGAAAAAACTTAATATTTCCTACAACTGGAATATTGATACTACCGATTTAGGAGGCTTCTTTATCCGGCCTCTTGAAGAAGTCTTTTATGATTATTCCCAGAACCCCTTCTCATATTCCAGGAACGACCTGTTCTATAATTTCTATGCTTCGGACAAAGTTAAACTGGACAAGAAGAACACACTCACCGCCGGATTCAGGAGCACAATTGACGAAAATGTCAAAAAATTCTATTTCCTTCCATATATAAGCCTGGAGAGCATTCTGCAGAATAACCTGACGGGAAATCTCTCCTATGGAAGACATGTCCAGTATCTGTATTCATTAAAAGAACAAAGAAATGAAGCTCTTCTCTCGCCATTTTCAGCATTATTCCTTGCAGATAACGGTGATGAAACAGGAGTATCCGACAACCTTACGGCAGGCTTTTTGCTGAAAAATATTCTCGCCCTGCCTTTGGAACTTAAACTGGACGGCTATTATAGCATAAGGCAGAATATTCCTTCTTCCTACCCCAAGGATGAAATTAAAGACAGGTACAGGCATGAGGACGGATACTCCTTTGGAATGGATGTGCTCTTAAAGCACGATTCGCCTCTCCACAGCGGATGGATCGCCTATTCATTCCTCAGGTCCGTAAAAAGAAACGAGAAGTATGCTTATTTCTCACAGTTCGACAGGACACACAGCGTAAAAGCCATTTCAAACATCAGGTTTTTCGACCACTGGCATTTCAGTATCTTTTTTACATTTGCCACAGGACTGCCTTATACTCCTCCGGCAGGAAAATATGTAGGCGGACCATCAGAAGATGACACTCAAAGCAACTGGCGTGAAATTAAAGGAAGAATAAATTCAGCTAGATTTAAGAACTTTCACCGCATGGACCTTGGCATAAACGGCTCGTTCATCTGGGGAATGTTCCTCTTCAAGCCTTATGTTCAGGTGCTCAATTTGTACGGCAGTGAAAATCCTTTTATTTACGAATACGAAACTTATGTCCTCGATCCCAAACAGGGAGAAAGGCAGGGTTCTTACGTAATTCCAACATTCGGAATAACGGTGGAATTTTAG
- a CDS encoding TonB-dependent receptor: MKKLACTLIFILLSCHLFAQDETHPFTIRGLIYDEKTNERLEGAVVSSGDNASAMSDKTGFFQLRLDRKAEKLKVKLVGYEEKNLVIDFDDESEVKLIIRLTPEPILLQGVTVTGEHFTEEPVVNSYSIHPGDLSKVPQFIEADAFRAFQALPGVTTAADMSSQISVRGGNYDETLVFLDGIPVYNPYHLVGVFSMFNSDILQNERLYMSNYPVSYGGALSSVLELNSKQGNNERIKGSAALGLASAKIALDGPLWGGNFLISGRRTYFDFLTRMIMGIRFPYYFYDLYSKYVYPLSKNNLLTVSAFYSRDALGLDDDKVFVAQKEIPNWGNLFLNFSDEYFLKEKSSVELKAFMSRASLGVNTQVFFTDYYHQMGTTDTTTVNNYIEDFTARLTFNSHPDGQALAVGLEAKREAIHYDWNIDETDLNGMYIHPLESLFFDFAPSQYSYSGDEFYLNAFVTDKVTISPVSELTAGLRGSYIKNLKTFLLLPSFSFSYNFLPNLQVHLSYGRYFQNTYSLKERKTEAVFTPFMATFFPEDKENIPYSDHYASGLVLSDIFSEKTSLEVEGYFKDRNNLATTYGPDEELKYEKGYAAGLDVLLKKEEGDLTGWLGYSFLHSVKKDEVYYYYAPLDRTHNVKILMNYALSNSWQLNAFWTFSTGLPYTVPIGKYIGPPDDGSGFVYYQEPHSLRLIEGRRNSERFKEYHRLDLGISGSFMWGSILYKPYLQVMNVYNSPNPYNFEPSAWQVTPQEGQERGSTIFPVIGITAEF, from the coding sequence ATGAAAAAACTTGCCTGCACGCTGATCTTTATACTCCTATCCTGCCATTTATTTGCACAGGATGAAACGCACCCCTTTACAATCAGAGGCTTAATTTATGACGAGAAGACAAACGAGAGGCTTGAAGGAGCTGTGGTCTCTTCAGGAGATAATGCCTCAGCCATGTCGGATAAGACGGGATTCTTCCAGTTAAGACTGGACAGGAAGGCTGAAAAGCTTAAGGTTAAACTTGTGGGCTATGAGGAGAAGAATCTTGTAATTGATTTTGATGATGAGAGTGAAGTTAAGCTTATAATAAGGCTTACTCCTGAACCCATTTTACTGCAAGGCGTTACAGTCACAGGTGAACACTTCACTGAAGAACCCGTCGTAAACTCCTACAGCATACATCCGGGAGACTTATCCAAGGTCCCTCAGTTCATTGAGGCCGATGCATTCAGAGCCTTCCAGGCTTTGCCCGGTGTAACTACAGCAGCAGACATGTCATCCCAGATCTCTGTCAGAGGTGGCAACTATGACGAGACACTCGTATTCTTAGATGGCATTCCCGTTTACAATCCCTACCATTTAGTCGGTGTTTTCAGCATGTTCAACAGTGACATACTGCAAAACGAAAGGCTGTACATGTCAAACTACCCCGTCTCATATGGAGGGGCACTCTCATCAGTGCTGGAATTGAACTCAAAACAGGGGAACAATGAGAGAATTAAGGGCAGTGCCGCCCTTGGGCTTGCATCGGCAAAAATAGCCCTCGACGGTCCCCTCTGGGGAGGAAATTTCCTTATATCAGGAAGAAGGACTTATTTTGATTTTTTGACCCGTATGATTATGGGTATCCGCTTCCCATACTACTTCTATGACCTTTATTCAAAGTATGTTTATCCCCTAAGTAAAAATAACCTTCTTACCGTAAGCGCATTTTACTCGAGAGATGCCCTTGGCCTTGATGACGATAAGGTTTTTGTCGCTCAAAAGGAAATCCCGAACTGGGGCAATCTGTTCCTTAATTTCTCGGACGAGTATTTCTTAAAAGAAAAAAGCTCGGTTGAGCTAAAGGCTTTTATGAGCAGGGCTTCTTTGGGAGTAAATACTCAGGTATTCTTTACTGATTATTATCACCAGATGGGCACGACAGATACAACAACAGTCAACAACTACATTGAAGATTTTACGGCCAGGCTAACATTTAACTCCCATCCCGATGGTCAGGCACTCGCAGTGGGTCTGGAGGCAAAGCGCGAGGCTATACATTACGACTGGAATATAGACGAGACAGACTTAAACGGCATGTATATTCATCCATTAGAAAGTCTGTTCTTTGACTTTGCCCCGAGCCAGTACAGCTACAGCGGGGATGAATTCTACTTAAATGCATTTGTAACGGATAAAGTTACAATAAGCCCTGTAAGCGAACTAACGGCAGGCTTAAGGGGGAGCTACATCAAGAATCTGAAGACGTTTCTTCTTCTTCCCTCTTTTTCTTTTAGCTACAATTTTTTACCGAATCTGCAGGTGCATTTAAGCTATGGGAGATATTTCCAGAATACATATTCTCTGAAAGAGCGGAAAACTGAGGCGGTATTTACCCCCTTTATGGCAACCTTCTTTCCGGAAGACAAAGAAAACATTCCTTATTCGGACCACTACGCTTCGGGATTGGTGCTGTCGGATATCTTCTCTGAGAAAACAAGCCTGGAGGTGGAGGGCTATTTTAAGGATAGAAACAATCTTGCAACAACCTACGGACCGGATGAGGAGCTAAAGTATGAAAAAGGCTATGCCGCAGGTTTGGACGTTCTCCTTAAAAAAGAGGAAGGAGACTTAACAGGATGGCTTGGGTATTCATTCCTGCATTCGGTTAAGAAAGATGAGGTCTACTACTATTATGCTCCTTTGGACAGGACGCATAACGTGAAGATACTTATGAACTACGCCCTTTCCAACTCCTGGCAGCTGAATGCGTTCTGGACATTCTCCACGGGCCTGCCGTACACTGTACCTATCGGGAAATACATAGGACCTCCCGATGATGGTTCCGGCTTTGTTTATTACCAGGAGCCGCACAGCCTGAGATTGATTGAAGGCAGGAGGAACTCCGAAAGATTCAAGGAATATCACAGGCTGGACTTAGGCATTTCGGGTTCGTTTATGTGGGGAAGCATTCTCTACAAACCGTACCTTCAGGTAATGAATGTTTACAACAGCCCAAATCCATATAATTTTGAGCCTTCTGCATGGCAGGTAACACCCCAGGAAGGACAGGAAAGGGGCTCCACCATTTTCCCCGTAATTGGAATAACAGCAGAGTTTTAA
- a CDS encoding 3-oxoacyl-ACP reductase FabG: MNDLKGKTALVTGSSRGIGKEIALRLAEAGADVAIHYNSRKEEAEKAAHQIREMGRRSEVYRADMSHSASINEMIKKVLNDFGTVDILINNAGIAQKIPPEDITEGDWDRMLDVNLKSAFLLTQALAAGMQKKGWGRIVNISSVAAQTGGLVGPHYAASKAGMIGLTHFYARHLVKDGITVNAIAPALIETDMVKEDLKAKPDFIPVGRYGTVDETASIVLMLMFNGYVTGQTINPNGGMYMSS; this comes from the coding sequence TTGAATGATCTTAAAGGTAAAACAGCCCTTGTAACAGGAAGCAGCCGGGGCATTGGTAAAGAAATTGCCCTCAGGCTTGCAGAGGCAGGGGCAGATGTAGCCATCCATTACAATTCCCGCAAAGAAGAAGCTGAAAAAGCAGCTCATCAGATCAGGGAAATGGGCAGGCGTTCTGAAGTCTACAGGGCGGACATGTCCCATTCAGCCTCCATAAATGAAATGATAAAGAAAGTGCTTAATGATTTCGGAACGGTTGATATACTGATTAATAATGCCGGCATAGCGCAGAAGATTCCGCCCGAGGATATAACAGAAGGTGACTGGGACAGGATGCTGGACGTTAACCTCAAGAGTGCATTTCTTTTAACGCAGGCATTAGCCGCAGGGATGCAGAAAAAAGGGTGGGGAAGAATTGTAAATATTTCTTCCGTAGCGGCACAGACAGGAGGGTTAGTGGGGCCACATTATGCAGCTTCAAAGGCAGGAATGATAGGGCTTACGCATTTCTACGCAAGGCATCTTGTAAAAGACGGCATAACGGTTAACGCAATTGCCCCGGCTTTAATTGAGACCGACATGGTAAAGGAAGATCTGAAAGCAAAGCCCGACTTTATACCTGTGGGGCGTTACGGCACGGTGGATGAAACGGCGTCCATTGTACTTATGCTGATGTTTAACGGATACGTTACAGGGCAGACGATAAACCCCAACGGGGGGATGTACATGAGCAGTTAA
- a CDS encoding porin family protein, translating to MVRKYVALIALIMIIFVAPQIKAQGIGIGPQIGWQKSSSADNGSLMYGAALRLKLSPAIGIEGSVNYRQEKYANGGLTVRSWPVMVTGLIYPIPVVYGAIGVGWYNTTFDYNQQLTLKNLANNTQQNFGWHLGAGVEVPLGEAAWLTGDIRYIFLNYDFGQLATQASTGDLNSKFYVITVGLLFGFHNK from the coding sequence ATGGTTAGGAAATATGTGGCTCTCATAGCTTTAATTATGATAATATTCGTTGCCCCACAGATAAAGGCTCAGGGAATAGGTATAGGACCTCAGATAGGATGGCAAAAGTCAAGCAGTGCCGATAACGGTTCACTTATGTATGGCGCCGCATTGAGGCTCAAGCTTTCACCCGCAATAGGAATAGAAGGTTCGGTAAACTACAGGCAGGAAAAATACGCTAACGGCGGACTTACAGTCAGGAGCTGGCCAGTAATGGTTACAGGGCTTATCTATCCCATTCCGGTAGTTTATGGAGCAATTGGTGTTGGCTGGTACAACACAACCTTCGATTATAATCAGCAGCTCACGCTGAAAAATCTTGCCAACAACACGCAGCAGAATTTCGGCTGGCATCTGGGAGCAGGAGTTGAAGTGCCTCTGGGAGAAGCTGCATGGCTTACAGGAGATATACGTTATATATTCCTGAATTATGATTTCGGGCAGCTGGCCACGCAAGCAAGCACCGGGGATCTCAACAGTAAATTTTATGTCATTACTGTAGGACTCCTCTTCGGATTCCATAATAAGTAG
- the pgl gene encoding 6-phosphogluconolactonase — translation MDEKTGHGAILQDYPSEEELALAAAGLFRQFALEAVEKWGMFSAALSGGTTPKRMYQILSANPFKDTTPWKEIHFFWSDERYVPLNDSKSNAGMAFKNLLDMVPVPKENIHPIPYLSTPEESALSYEKTLRDFFSGRAPRFHLVMLGMGHDGHTASLFPHTEVLSEKERWVKEVFIKEQESFRITLTYPIINNASNVVFLVQGKEKADALSKVVKGASGIEDYPASGIHPENGELYWLIDRAAFSPGLL, via the coding sequence ATGGATGAGAAGACAGGACATGGAGCCATACTGCAGGATTATCCTTCTGAAGAAGAGCTGGCACTTGCGGCCGCAGGCCTTTTCAGGCAGTTTGCACTTGAAGCAGTTGAGAAATGGGGCATGTTCTCCGCTGCACTCTCAGGCGGAACGACTCCTAAAAGGATGTATCAGATATTATCCGCCAATCCCTTTAAGGATACAACGCCGTGGAAGGAAATACACTTTTTCTGGAGCGATGAGCGTTACGTCCCACTAAACGACAGCAAGAGCAATGCAGGGATGGCATTTAAGAACCTGCTAGATATGGTTCCGGTTCCCAAAGAAAATATACACCCCATTCCTTACCTTTCCACGCCTGAAGAATCTGCACTCAGTTATGAAAAAACCCTCAGGGATTTTTTTTCAGGCCGCGCTCCGCGCTTTCACCTCGTGATGCTTGGGATGGGGCATGACGGCCACACGGCTTCACTTTTCCCGCACACTGAAGTCCTAAGTGAAAAGGAGCGCTGGGTTAAAGAGGTTTTTATAAAAGAGCAGGAGAGCTTTAGAATAACGCTTACCTATCCCATCATCAACAACGCATCAAACGTTGTCTTCCTGGTGCAGGGAAAAGAAAAAGCCGATGCGCTTTCAAAAGTAGTAAAGGGCGCCTCAGGCATCGAGGACTATCCGGCCTCAGGTATACATCCTGAAAATGGTGAACTCTACTGGCTTATTGACCGCGCGGCCTTCAGCCCGGGGCTGTTATAG
- the gndA gene encoding NADP-dependent phosphogluconate dehydrogenase: MQQCDIGMIGLGTMGRNLVLNIGDKGFSAVGYDKDFNKLKLLEKEAKDRKILAAKSLEEFFGMLKKPRAFMMLVPAGAAVDAIIEEALPYMEKGDIIIDGGNSHYTDTERRIKDLEGRGIHFMGVGISGGEQGARLGPSMMPGGSPEAYSRLKNIFEAVAAKADNEPCVAYMGRGSAGHYVKMVHNGIEYALIQLISESYHLMKTSLGLSNDELAGTFEKWDKEELHSFLIEITGRIFRMEEMEQEGRGKTGDKNRRRLIDLILDRARQKGTGKWTSQDAMDIQVPVPTIDAAVVMRDLSADRDTRLKYSKVLHGPAYSYKGSRDEFIQRLKNALYFSMIISYAQGMDLLKKASESYSYGVDLKKVASIWRGGCIIRASLLQDILEAYGKEENMHSLMASGKFSGMLNRMQEDIRFVVINAVTLGIPIPAFSASLSYFDSYRSQWLPANLVQAQRDFFGAHTYERIDKEGIFHTEWLKGEK; the protein is encoded by the coding sequence ATGCAGCAGTGTGACATTGGAATGATAGGCCTTGGAACCATGGGGCGCAACCTGGTACTGAATATTGGGGATAAGGGATTTTCGGCAGTGGGTTACGACAAGGATTTCAATAAGCTTAAACTGCTAGAAAAAGAAGCAAAGGACAGAAAAATTCTTGCCGCAAAGTCTCTGGAAGAGTTTTTCGGGATGCTGAAAAAGCCCCGTGCATTCATGATGCTGGTGCCCGCGGGCGCGGCAGTGGATGCAATAATTGAAGAGGCGCTGCCTTATATGGAAAAAGGGGACATAATAATTGACGGCGGGAACTCGCATTACACCGATACGGAGCGCCGCATAAAGGATCTTGAAGGAAGAGGTATTCATTTTATGGGCGTTGGGATTTCAGGAGGCGAACAGGGCGCCAGGCTCGGGCCCAGCATGATGCCTGGGGGAAGCCCTGAGGCATACAGCCGCCTGAAAAATATTTTTGAAGCCGTTGCAGCCAAGGCTGACAATGAGCCCTGTGTTGCCTATATGGGGCGCGGCTCCGCCGGGCATTACGTAAAAATGGTGCATAACGGAATTGAGTATGCCTTAATTCAGCTCATCTCCGAATCCTATCACCTGATGAAGACCTCTCTAGGGCTAAGTAACGATGAACTGGCCGGCACGTTTGAAAAGTGGGATAAAGAAGAGCTCCATTCATTCCTTATAGAGATTACAGGCAGGATCTTCAGAATGGAGGAGATGGAGCAGGAGGGTAGAGGAAAAACAGGGGATAAAAACAGGCGGAGGCTCATAGACCTTATACTTGACCGCGCGCGGCAGAAGGGGACAGGCAAGTGGACTTCCCAGGACGCAATGGATATTCAGGTTCCGGTGCCCACAATTGATGCCGCCGTAGTTATGCGGGATCTTTCAGCAGACAGGGATACAAGGCTTAAATATTCAAAGGTGCTTCATGGCCCTGCATACAGCTATAAGGGAAGTAGAGATGAATTTATTCAGAGGCTTAAAAACGCGCTTTACTTTTCCATGATAATTTCCTACGCCCAGGGGATGGATCTTCTTAAGAAAGCCTCTGAAAGCTACTCCTACGGCGTTGACCTGAAGAAGGTGGCCTCAATCTGGAGGGGCGGCTGCATCATAAGGGCATCTTTACTGCAGGATATACTTGAGGCTTACGGCAAAGAAGAAAATATGCACAGCCTTATGGCCTCCGGAAAGTTTTCAGGCATGCTTAACAGAATGCAGGAAGACATCCGTTTTGTTGTTATAAACGCGGTTACCCTTGGCATACCCATTCCAGCCTTTTCGGCTTCGCTTTCATATTTCGACAGCTACAGGAGCCAGTGGCTTCCGGCAAACCTTGTTCAGGCGCAAAGGGACTTTTTCGGGGCACACACATATGAAAGGATAGACAAGGAAGGGATTTTCCACACAGAATGGCTTAAAGGGGAGAAATGA